In the genome of Halobacterium noricense, one region contains:
- a CDS encoding PAS domain-containing protein, protein MTDDTSAPITADGIHRATLDALPDPVFAFDAGGSVQYWNAAASDATGYDEDALAAATRSDLFAGVTEEGVVNAARDGETVEALLATDGGERLPTKVRASRLSDGSLVVTARRLADSEHPNDEGRGILDRMTDAFFAVDEEFRLTYVNDHARELIVTAMDGDPDDDLTGLVLWDVVPEAVDTTFYDKYQSAMATQEPVSFEEYYEPLDAWLAARAYPSPSGLSVYFRDVTDRRRREHALAERERVLREMQDITADTDRSFTEQVNALLDLGTDVLGTSTGVLSCIRGDTYEIEAIRGNTDTQPGDTVALSATNCERTATERRTLVMANVARDAPELTGNDGYAEWGIACYLGAPVFVEDGVYGTFCFYGEEPRTEQFSEWEVTLVDLMSQWVGYELTRRRVRERLEAQNEKLERFASIVSHDLRNPLNVLVGYLDLAEESGKAEHFQRCRDTIARMETLVEDLLSLAQAGKGVDDVVPTDLAAVVEDAWTTVETGNATLVVDADVTIRADGSRLRQLLVNLFRNAVEHGSTGPTSQARRDTVERGSTAPRSHTHEDAVEHAGADVTVTVGALDGGFYVEDDGPGIPVDGRGDVFDVGYSMNDEGTGFGLNIVAEVAAAHGWTVSLTDADGGGARFEFVGVEAA, encoded by the coding sequence ATGACAGACGACACTTCCGCTCCAATAACGGCGGACGGCATCCACCGGGCGACGCTCGACGCGCTCCCGGACCCGGTGTTCGCCTTCGACGCTGGCGGCAGCGTCCAGTACTGGAACGCGGCCGCCAGCGACGCCACCGGCTACGACGAGGACGCGCTCGCGGCCGCGACACGTTCGGACCTGTTCGCCGGGGTCACCGAGGAAGGGGTCGTGAACGCCGCGCGCGACGGCGAGACGGTCGAAGCACTACTCGCGACGGACGGCGGCGAGCGCCTTCCCACGAAAGTCCGCGCGTCCCGGCTGTCAGACGGCAGTCTCGTCGTGACGGCTCGACGGCTGGCTGACTCCGAGCACCCGAACGACGAGGGCCGGGGCATCCTCGACCGGATGACTGACGCGTTCTTCGCGGTCGACGAGGAGTTCCGGCTGACGTACGTCAACGACCACGCACGCGAGCTAATCGTCACCGCGATGGACGGTGATCCGGACGACGACCTGACGGGCTTAGTGCTGTGGGACGTCGTCCCCGAGGCTGTCGACACGACGTTCTACGACAAGTACCAGTCCGCGATGGCGACCCAAGAGCCGGTCTCGTTCGAGGAGTACTACGAGCCGCTGGACGCGTGGCTCGCAGCCCGAGCGTACCCGTCGCCGAGCGGGCTCTCCGTCTACTTTCGGGACGTCACCGACCGGCGGCGGCGCGAGCACGCGCTCGCGGAGCGCGAGCGCGTGCTCCGGGAGATGCAGGACATCACCGCGGACACCGACCGGTCGTTCACGGAGCAAGTGAACGCGCTACTGGACCTCGGCACTGACGTACTCGGCACGTCCACGGGCGTGCTCTCCTGCATCCGCGGCGACACGTACGAGATCGAGGCGATCCGCGGCAATACCGACACCCAGCCCGGGGACACCGTGGCGCTGTCGGCGACGAACTGCGAGCGCACCGCAACCGAGCGGCGGACGCTCGTGATGGCGAACGTCGCCCGCGACGCCCCGGAACTGACGGGAAACGACGGGTACGCCGAGTGGGGCATCGCCTGTTACCTCGGCGCGCCCGTATTCGTCGAGGATGGCGTGTACGGGACGTTCTGTTTCTACGGCGAGGAGCCACGGACCGAGCAGTTCTCCGAATGGGAGGTGACGCTCGTGGACCTGATGAGCCAGTGGGTGGGGTACGAACTCACGCGCCGCCGCGTCCGCGAGCGCCTCGAAGCCCAGAACGAGAAACTCGAACGGTTCGCGTCCATCGTCTCCCACGACCTCCGGAACCCGCTGAACGTCCTCGTGGGCTACCTCGATCTCGCCGAGGAGTCCGGCAAAGCCGAACACTTCCAGCGGTGCCGGGACACTATCGCGCGCATGGAGACGCTCGTCGAGGACCTCCTGTCGCTGGCACAAGCCGGCAAGGGCGTCGACGACGTGGTGCCGACGGACCTCGCCGCCGTCGTCGAGGACGCGTGGACGACAGTCGAGACCGGGAACGCGACGCTCGTCGTCGACGCCGACGTAACGATTCGCGCTGACGGGAGCCGCCTCCGGCAGTTGCTCGTGAACCTCTTTCGGAACGCTGTGGAGCATGGCTCCACAGGCCCTACCTCGCAGGCTCGGCGGGATACTGTCGAACGCGGTTCGACGGCCCCTCGTTCGCACACTCACGAGGACGCCGTAGAGCACGCGGGGGCGGACGTCACCGTGACTGTCGGCGCGCTCGACGGCGGGTTCTACGTCGAAGACGACGGTCCCGGAATTCCCGTGGACGGCCGCGGCGACGTCTTCGACGTGGGCTACTCCATGAATGACGAGGGCACGGGCTTCGGGCTGAACATCGTCGCGGAGGTCGCGGCAGCCCACGGCTGGACGGTCTCGCTGACCGACGCCGACGGCGGCGGCGCGCGCTTCGAGTTCGTGGGCGTCGAGGCCGCGTAG
- a CDS encoding plastocyanin/azurin family copper-binding protein: MRDRTRRDVLRATAGIGATAALAGCLGGGDDSGDEDVEALDAPEGTEVVKVGPDGNYVFDPDELTIPTGTTVRFVWLTGTHNVAVSSQPADADWSGHDTIEERGFSFEHTFEVPGRYEYVCTPHQAQGMTGAVVVEE; this comes from the coding sequence ATGCGAGACCGAACGCGACGCGACGTACTGCGCGCGACCGCAGGTATCGGCGCGACGGCCGCGCTCGCCGGCTGCCTCGGCGGCGGCGACGACAGCGGCGACGAGGATGTCGAAGCCCTCGACGCCCCGGAAGGGACAGAGGTCGTGAAGGTCGGTCCCGACGGCAACTACGTCTTCGACCCCGACGAACTCACGATTCCGACGGGGACGACCGTGCGGTTCGTCTGGCTGACGGGCACGCACAACGTCGCCGTGTCGAGTCAGCCCGCGGACGCCGACTGGTCGGGTCACGACACTATCGAGGAGCGCGGCTTCTCCTTCGAGCACACCTTCGAGGTGCCGGGTCGCTACGAGTACGTCTGTACACCCCACCAGGCGCAGGGGATGACCGGCGCAGTCGTCGTCGAGGAGTAG
- a CDS encoding class-III pyridoxal-phosphate-dependent aminotransferase, producing MDRETAEPSVRSLPGEKAQQWVDYHHEHAAPSTYVYEFVWDITEDAAGPFCRDVDGNVLMDFTSHVAAAPFGYNNPKIMDRLAEFDVVDPSKIAGQDFYASGGWPPGDADLPTSTQLLHRLTDITEEYGLDTVFLSNTGAEAVENAIKICYANGGHRAFTFDGAFHGRTLGALSLNRSKAVHRTGYPEIGGVVSAPYCACEGDCECGWKTNGPGGNAVADKLHPDRGVIDPEEVAYLILEPQQGEGGYRVPSDEFADDIVDIQQTHDIPVIADEIQSGLGRTGELWGVDHTSIDPDVITSAKGLRVGATVADEDLFPDETGRLSSTWGAGDLLAAAQGVATIDAITSDGVLDNVTERGRQVKEILADDAPGFVADVRGNGLMLGVEFDTKDRREAVVKACLERGLLLLGCGYKTVRLLPPLDVTAREIDVAMDVFLDALDDPKVTKAGPSTGHSEDVQ from the coding sequence ATGGACAGGGAGACCGCGGAGCCGAGCGTCCGGAGCCTGCCCGGCGAGAAAGCCCAGCAGTGGGTCGACTACCACCACGAGCACGCCGCTCCCAGCACGTACGTCTACGAGTTCGTCTGGGACATCACCGAGGACGCCGCCGGCCCGTTCTGCCGGGACGTCGACGGCAACGTCCTCATGGACTTCACGAGCCACGTCGCGGCCGCGCCGTTCGGCTACAACAACCCCAAAATCATGGATCGCTTGGCGGAGTTCGACGTCGTCGACCCCTCCAAGATTGCGGGCCAGGACTTCTACGCCAGCGGCGGCTGGCCGCCCGGGGACGCCGACCTCCCGACGTCCACACAGCTGCTGCACCGGCTCACCGACATCACCGAGGAGTACGGCCTCGACACGGTCTTCCTCTCGAACACGGGCGCGGAAGCCGTCGAGAACGCCATCAAAATCTGTTACGCGAACGGCGGCCACCGCGCGTTCACGTTCGACGGCGCGTTCCACGGGCGCACGCTCGGCGCGCTCTCGCTGAACCGCTCGAAGGCCGTCCACCGCACCGGCTACCCCGAAATCGGCGGCGTCGTCTCCGCACCCTACTGCGCCTGCGAGGGCGACTGCGAGTGCGGCTGGAAGACCAACGGCCCCGGCGGGAACGCCGTCGCGGACAAACTCCACCCCGACCGCGGCGTCATCGACCCGGAAGAAGTGGCGTACCTCATCCTCGAACCCCAGCAGGGCGAGGGCGGCTACCGCGTCCCCAGCGACGAGTTCGCCGACGACATCGTCGACATCCAGCAGACCCACGACATCCCCGTTATCGCCGACGAGATTCAATCCGGGCTCGGGCGCACGGGCGAACTCTGGGGCGTCGACCACACCAGCATCGACCCCGATGTCATCACGTCCGCGAAGGGCCTGCGCGTCGGCGCGACCGTCGCCGACGAGGACCTCTTCCCGGACGAGACCGGGCGGCTCTCCTCGACGTGGGGCGCGGGCGACCTGCTCGCGGCCGCACAGGGCGTCGCCACCATCGACGCCATCACCAGCGACGGCGTGCTCGACAACGTCACCGAGCGCGGCCGGCAAGTGAAAGAGATTCTCGCCGACGACGCGCCCGGCTTCGTCGCCGACGTGCGCGGGAACGGCCTCATGCTCGGCGTCGAGTTCGACACCAAGGACCGCCGCGAAGCCGTCGTGAAGGCGTGCTTGGAGCGCGGACTGCTGTTGCTCGGCTGTGGCTACAAGACGGTACGCCTGCTCCCGCCGCTGGACGTCACGGCGCGTGAAATCGACGTCGCGATGGACGTCTTCCTCGACGCCCTCGACGACCCGAAAGTCACGAAGGCTGGACCCTCGACGGGCCACAGCGAGGACGTCCAGTAA
- a CDS encoding MgtC/SapB family protein, with the protein MPGVIELLADAPIDSRVVSLALSVALGLFIGLEREWAQKAAGIRTFALVSVLATIFTEVDTERCADAAGVCPPYLSSVGAAFVIVVTGVLMVSGMRNEDEGLHLTTAVSLMVAYGVGVLVAVDAVLPATVVAVTSSVLLVFKRELHGFAWGLSREELRSTFEFAILAFVVYPLLPAGTVSLGSGRYAVEVEPRVVWLMVVFVAGIGIVNYVVVKTYGGRGIAVTGFFGGLASSTAVVGTMLDHVSQRTEAASYAVAGVLLANAAMALRNLLIVVVFTLSTGVLVAATVPLVVIVLGCIGVAAVTADWSTRVEMELESPFSMRNALAFGAMFLVVVVAGGLAQTQFGSAGLYATAILSGLVSSAGATTSAIVLYRTGAISGTAATIAVLLATASSIGVKVALTAASDNRSFAYRVAGYSAVLLVAGGVATAVVAF; encoded by the coding sequence GTGCCCGGAGTCATCGAGTTGCTGGCGGACGCCCCGATAGACAGCCGCGTCGTCAGCCTCGCGCTGTCGGTCGCGCTCGGGCTGTTCATCGGCCTCGAACGCGAGTGGGCTCAGAAGGCCGCCGGCATCCGCACGTTCGCGCTCGTCAGCGTCCTCGCCACCATCTTCACGGAGGTGGACACGGAGCGCTGCGCGGACGCCGCGGGCGTCTGCCCGCCGTACCTCTCCAGCGTCGGTGCCGCGTTCGTCATCGTCGTCACGGGCGTGCTGATGGTCTCGGGGATGCGCAACGAGGACGAGGGGCTCCACCTGACGACCGCCGTGAGCCTGATGGTGGCGTACGGCGTCGGCGTGCTCGTCGCCGTCGACGCGGTGCTCCCCGCGACGGTCGTCGCCGTCACGAGCTCCGTCCTGCTGGTGTTCAAGCGCGAACTCCACGGGTTCGCGTGGGGGCTCTCCCGGGAGGAACTGCGCTCGACGTTCGAGTTCGCGATTCTGGCGTTCGTCGTCTACCCGCTGTTGCCAGCCGGCACGGTGTCGCTGGGGTCGGGACGGTACGCTGTCGAAGTCGAGCCCCGCGTCGTCTGGCTGATGGTCGTGTTCGTCGCCGGCATCGGCATCGTGAACTACGTCGTCGTGAAGACGTACGGCGGCCGCGGCATCGCCGTCACGGGCTTCTTCGGCGGGCTGGCGTCCTCGACGGCGGTCGTCGGGACGATGCTCGACCACGTCAGCCAGCGCACGGAGGCGGCGTCGTACGCGGTCGCGGGCGTCCTGCTCGCGAACGCCGCCATGGCGCTGCGGAACCTCCTCATCGTCGTCGTGTTTACGCTCTCGACGGGCGTGCTCGTGGCGGCGACGGTCCCGCTCGTGGTCATCGTCCTCGGCTGCATCGGCGTCGCGGCGGTCACCGCGGACTGGTCGACGCGCGTCGAGATGGAACTGGAGAGCCCGTTCTCGATGCGGAACGCGCTCGCGTTCGGCGCGATGTTCCTCGTCGTCGTGGTCGCGGGCGGGCTCGCGCAGACCCAGTTCGGCTCCGCCGGCCTCTACGCGACCGCCATCCTCTCCGGCTTGGTGTCGAGCGCGGGTGCGACGACGTCCGCCATCGTGCTCTACCGGACGGGCGCGATTTCGGGGACGGCCGCCACCATCGCCGTGCTGTTGGCGACCGCCTCCTCCATCGGCGTGAAGGTCGCGCTCACCGCCGCCAGCGACAACCGGTCGTTCGCGTACCGCGTCGCGGGATACAGCGCAGTCCTGCTCGTCGCCGGCGGCGTCGCGACCGCGGTCGTCGCGTTCTGA
- a CDS encoding AI-2E family transporter translates to MDVDRGRLAWWVVAAVLSGVLAVTVYSFLGTFVLGIFIYYATRPVYRRLERWIRPPTVRAVVALVTLALPAMLVVAYTTAVGLQELNQFVDAQNVDLGRVGTLLDPYLDVSSIVQDPQAFLNQPSVQEALASSASNALEYVGFLGTLFVHLFAVVIVAFYLLRDDHRLGGWFQRRFTDGSGVTEAYARAVDRDLATVFFGNIVFAFATGVIAAVSYATLDAFSPAGIAIPYPVLFGLVTGIASLVPVVGIKLVWVPLAGWLGFVAFQSGTGHAFVAVFVAVAAVVVDFVPDLLLRPYVSGRDIHLGLVILSYVFGPLLWGWYGLFLGPLVLVFVVHFARLVLPELLAGEEISPEALGGDILTASNDGEQTDVSQFESDSENGGES, encoded by the coding sequence ATGGACGTCGACCGCGGTCGACTCGCGTGGTGGGTCGTGGCTGCCGTGCTCAGCGGCGTGCTCGCGGTCACCGTCTACTCGTTCCTCGGGACGTTCGTGCTCGGTATTTTCATCTACTACGCGACGCGGCCGGTCTACCGCCGCCTCGAACGGTGGATACGGCCGCCGACGGTTCGCGCGGTGGTGGCGCTCGTGACGCTCGCGCTCCCCGCGATGCTGGTCGTCGCCTACACCACCGCCGTCGGCCTCCAGGAGCTCAACCAGTTTGTCGACGCACAGAACGTCGACCTCGGGCGGGTCGGGACGCTCCTCGACCCGTACCTCGACGTCTCGTCCATCGTCCAGGACCCGCAGGCGTTCCTGAACCAGCCGTCAGTACAGGAAGCGCTGGCGTCGTCGGCGAGCAACGCGCTGGAGTACGTCGGCTTCCTCGGGACGCTGTTCGTCCACCTGTTCGCGGTCGTCATCGTCGCGTTCTACCTGCTCCGGGACGACCACCGCCTCGGCGGCTGGTTCCAGCGACGGTTTACGGACGGCAGCGGCGTCACGGAGGCGTACGCGCGGGCGGTCGACCGCGACCTCGCGACGGTCTTCTTCGGGAACATCGTCTTCGCGTTCGCCACCGGCGTCATCGCCGCGGTGTCGTACGCCACGCTGGACGCGTTCTCGCCAGCGGGCATCGCCATCCCCTATCCCGTGTTGTTCGGGCTCGTCACGGGCATCGCGAGCCTCGTGCCGGTCGTCGGCATCAAGCTCGTGTGGGTTCCGCTGGCGGGGTGGCTCGGCTTCGTCGCGTTCCAGAGCGGCACGGGCCACGCGTTCGTCGCCGTCTTCGTCGCCGTCGCCGCGGTCGTCGTGGACTTCGTGCCGGACTTGCTGTTGCGGCCGTACGTCTCCGGGCGCGACATCCACCTCGGGCTGGTGATTCTGTCGTACGTCTTCGGGCCGCTGCTGTGGGGCTGGTACGGACTGTTTCTCGGCCCGCTCGTGCTCGTGTTCGTCGTGCACTTCGCCCGGCTCGTGCTCCCGGAGCTGCTCGCGGGCGAGGAGATTTCGCCGGAGGCGCTCGGCGGCGACATCCTGACGGCGAGCAACGACGGCGAGCAGACTGACGTCTCGCAGTTCGAGTCGGATTCGGAGAACGGCGGGGAGTCGTAG
- a CDS encoding PadR family transcriptional regulator, which produces MYDLTGFQRDLLYVVAGLDEPHGLAIKDELEEYYESEIHHGRLYPNLDTLVDKGLVDKGQLDQRTNYYTLTRRGRREIAARREWEQQYVDLD; this is translated from the coding sequence ATGTATGACCTGACAGGGTTCCAGCGCGACCTCCTCTACGTCGTCGCCGGACTAGACGAGCCACACGGCCTCGCCATCAAGGACGAACTCGAAGAGTACTACGAGTCGGAAATCCATCACGGCCGACTCTACCCCAACCTCGACACCCTCGTCGACAAGGGCCTCGTCGACAAGGGCCAACTCGACCAGCGCACCAACTACTACACGCTCACCCGCCGTGGCCGCCGCGAAATCGCCGCGCGCCGCGAGTGGGAACAGCAGTACGTCGACCTCGACTAG
- a CDS encoding SLC13 family permease, with protein sequence MIQVDIRSTRGRLAVFALALAVTAAIALAPTPESLGLEGKYAIATMAFAGVLWVTGALPLAVTALSIPALLTAFGVFGDLDDALAPFADHLIFLFIAGFMLANALQKYDIDRRIALYIMARMGSSPRKLILAVMIATAVLSMWVSNTATSAMMTPIAVGVLAQVVGRDELTEAGDGDPTTNIQVATLLGTAYGASVGGVGTLIGTPPNAVVAGVLNDQLGYEIGFADWLLIGLPIVVVTLPIVWYVLTYWLYPPEIEDVSGAREEARRYLREEGELSTRGRRVAYIFTATAGLWVLGGLGGPVWWLFETIGLSADTANVLHTTLFGGSGPTLFGTDGGYQGLLYYVMVGLYAIPALVLADTTEWEDLVDIDWGTILLFGGGLSLASGFANSGATRWIAESIFGSLTGLPIVVIVAAVVLLVIFLTEMTSNTATATIIVPVLVSIGGILAATLGLAEESAAIFLAVSGAIAASFAFALPVATPPNAIVFGSGYLEQRDMMRAGVVLNLLMTAVLTVFIWLLFQFVWPMFLW encoded by the coding sequence ATGATACAGGTGGACATTCGCTCGACGCGTGGCCGACTCGCGGTGTTCGCGCTCGCGCTCGCCGTCACCGCCGCCATCGCGCTCGCACCGACCCCCGAAAGCCTCGGGCTGGAAGGAAAGTACGCCATCGCGACGATGGCGTTCGCGGGCGTGCTCTGGGTGACCGGCGCGCTACCGCTGGCGGTCACCGCGCTCTCGATTCCCGCGCTACTCACCGCATTCGGGGTGTTCGGCGACCTCGACGACGCGCTCGCGCCGTTCGCCGACCACCTCATCTTCCTGTTCATCGCGGGGTTCATGCTCGCAAACGCGCTCCAGAAGTACGACATCGACCGCCGCATCGCGCTGTACATCATGGCGCGCATGGGGTCCAGCCCCCGCAAGCTCATCCTCGCGGTGATGATTGCGACCGCCGTGCTCTCGATGTGGGTCTCGAACACCGCCACCAGCGCGATGATGACGCCCATCGCGGTTGGCGTGCTCGCGCAAGTCGTGGGTCGCGACGAACTCACGGAAGCCGGTGACGGCGACCCCACGACGAACATCCAGGTCGCGACCCTCCTCGGGACTGCGTACGGCGCTAGCGTCGGCGGCGTCGGCACGCTCATCGGCACGCCGCCGAACGCCGTCGTCGCCGGCGTCCTCAACGACCAGCTCGGCTACGAAATCGGGTTCGCCGACTGGCTGCTCATCGGCCTCCCCATCGTCGTCGTCACGCTCCCCATCGTCTGGTACGTCCTGACGTACTGGCTCTACCCGCCGGAAATCGAGGACGTCAGCGGCGCGCGCGAGGAAGCCCGCCGCTACCTCCGCGAGGAGGGCGAACTGAGCACGCGCGGCCGCCGCGTCGCGTACATCTTCACCGCGACCGCCGGCCTGTGGGTGCTGGGCGGCCTCGGGGGCCCCGTCTGGTGGCTGTTCGAAACTATCGGCCTCAGCGCCGACACCGCGAACGTCCTCCACACCACGCTGTTCGGCGGCAGCGGCCCGACGCTGTTCGGCACCGACGGCGGCTACCAGGGGCTGCTGTACTACGTCATGGTCGGCCTCTACGCCATCCCCGCGCTCGTGCTCGCGGACACCACCGAGTGGGAGGACCTCGTCGACATCGACTGGGGGACCATCCTCCTCTTCGGCGGTGGCCTCTCGCTGGCCTCCGGGTTCGCGAACAGCGGCGCGACGCGCTGGATTGCCGAGTCCATCTTCGGCTCGCTCACCGGCCTCCCCATCGTCGTCATCGTCGCCGCCGTCGTCCTGCTGGTCATCTTCCTCACTGAGATGACGTCGAACACCGCCACCGCCACCATCATCGTGCCCGTGCTCGTCTCCATCGGCGGCATCCTCGCCGCGACGCTCGGGCTCGCCGAGGAATCCGCGGCCATCTTCCTGGCGGTCAGCGGCGCTATCGCCGCGAGCTTCGCGTTCGCACTCCCGGTCGCGACGCCGCCCAACGCCATCGTGTTCGGCTCGGGCTACCTCGAACAGCGCGACATGATGCGCGCCGGAGTCGTCCTCAACCTCCTCATGACCGCGGTGCTGACGGTGTTCATCTGGCTGCTGTTCCAGTTCGTCTGGCCGATGTTCCTCTGGTAG
- a CDS encoding cold-shock protein yields MAEGKVDFFNDTGGYGFITTDDGDLDDDEDVFFHMEDVGGEDLTEGTEVEFDIESSPKGPRAANVVRQ; encoded by the coding sequence ATGGCAGAAGGTAAGGTTGACTTCTTCAACGACACTGGCGGCTACGGTTTCATCACGACTGACGACGGCGACCTCGACGACGACGAAGACGTGTTCTTCCACATGGAAGACGTCGGCGGCGAAGACCTCACGGAAGGTACTGAGGTCGAATTCGACATCGAGTCCTCGCCCAAGGGACCTCGCGCAGCGAACGTCGTCCGACAGTAA